In one window of Halomarina pelagica DNA:
- a CDS encoding bactofilin family protein — MHHLSQRRTAAVLLALVVLLAGLPGLAAAETRTGGSVVVAEGEVVRGDLDVFAGSAVVRGTVTGDVNAFAGSVLIDGEVGGDVNAFAGTVDLGPNAVVGGNLDAAGGEVTVAGRVAGDATVGAETIRLTEGAVIGGNLEYDGTLERAEGASVGGTVTQTDEPNVDAGPVDPRAFGTAGAVYAFFASLLLGAVLLLVLPGISDRVAATAVAEPLRSGGTGLLALIAVPVVLVLFAVTVVGIPITILGALLFAFAVWIGSVYGRVAVGAWLLRYADVENRWAALLVGFVVVGLLTLVPVLGGIVRAVVALLGLGALALVAYAAYRGRGEEREATGPPAEPEGEERPGAV, encoded by the coding sequence ATGCACCACCTCTCACAGAGACGGACAGCGGCGGTGCTCCTCGCGCTCGTCGTCCTGCTGGCGGGGCTCCCCGGCCTCGCCGCGGCCGAAACCCGGACCGGCGGCTCCGTCGTCGTCGCAGAGGGCGAGGTCGTCCGGGGCGACCTCGACGTCTTCGCCGGGTCGGCGGTCGTCCGCGGCACCGTCACCGGTGACGTGAACGCCTTCGCCGGGTCGGTCCTGATCGACGGCGAGGTCGGCGGCGACGTGAACGCCTTCGCGGGTACCGTCGACCTCGGCCCGAACGCGGTCGTCGGCGGGAACCTCGACGCGGCCGGCGGGGAGGTGACCGTCGCCGGGCGAGTCGCCGGCGACGCGACCGTCGGCGCGGAGACGATCCGCCTGACAGAGGGCGCGGTCATCGGCGGCAACCTGGAGTACGACGGCACGCTCGAACGCGCAGAGGGTGCGAGCGTCGGTGGGACCGTCACGCAGACCGACGAGCCGAACGTCGACGCGGGGCCCGTCGATCCGCGGGCATTCGGTACGGCCGGCGCGGTCTACGCGTTCTTCGCGTCGCTGCTGCTCGGTGCGGTCCTGCTGCTCGTCCTGCCCGGAATCTCCGATCGAGTCGCGGCGACCGCCGTGGCCGAACCCCTCCGATCGGGCGGTACGGGGCTGCTCGCGCTTATCGCGGTTCCCGTCGTCCTCGTCCTGTTCGCCGTCACCGTCGTCGGCATCCCGATCACGATCCTGGGGGCGCTGCTGTTCGCGTTCGCCGTCTGGATCGGAAGCGTCTACGGTCGCGTGGCCGTCGGCGCGTGGCTGCTGCGGTACGCCGACGTGGAGAACCGCTGGGCGGCGCTGCTCGTCGGGTTCGTCGTCGTCGGCCTGCTGACGCTCGTGCCCGTCCTCGGCGGCATCGTTCGGGCGGTCGTCGCGCTGCTCGGGCTGGGCGCGCTCGCGCTCGTCGCCTACGCCGCCTACCGCGGTCGCGGCGAGGAACGCGAGGCGACCGGCCCACCGGCGGAGCCGGAGGGCGAGGAGCGCCCCGGCGCAGTCTGA